One Rosa chinensis cultivar Old Blush chromosome 5, RchiOBHm-V2, whole genome shotgun sequence genomic region harbors:
- the LOC112164440 gene encoding mitochondrial dicarboxylate/tricarboxylate transporter DTC isoform X2, with protein MKIMEEKKDRTEFEGLKPFWGLPPPPSVLKPFVHGGVAGLLTGSINGAMEYSGFHILKNVPLFRNHPTYVPRWIFVKIIPGLVLIDALAYSQLLGIYEILRRRAIAANEGMQPRLYQEAACGLIAGAAGTCVSFPLYLGLYRKRFESMGDAAGRWRLRSNLSHIFRYGSVSWKRRVGLGMGAGAISALSAAACAVLAPYACSLVLARETLRSRGPLGFLTGLSGLCFHEAPKVMVFWAVFEELQKYSKPSIESEQS; from the exons ATGAAGATcatggaagagaagaaagacAGAACAGAGTTTGAGGGCTTGAAACCTTTTTGGggtcttcctcctcctccttcagtGCTCAAGCCCTTTGTGCATGGCGGAGTCGCTGGGCTTCTCACAGGCTCTATTAATGGGGCAATGGAGTACTCAGGATTCCACATCCTGAAGAACGTCCCTCTCTTTCGAAACCATCCCACATATGTGCCCCGTTGGATCTTTGTCAAG ATAATCCCTGGTCTGGTTTTGATTGATGCTTTGGCTTATAGTCAGCTACTTGGAATTTACGA GATTCTGAGACGAAGAGCAATTGCTGCAAATGAGGGTATGCAGCCAAGGCTTTATCAGGAAGCTGCTTGTGGGTTGATTGCAGGAGCAGCTGGAACATGTGTCAGCTTTCCATTGTATCTAGGGCTTTACCGGAAGCGGTTTGAATCTATGGGGGATGCTGCAGGGCGGTGGAGACTAAGAAGCAATTTGTCACATATCTTCAGATATGGAAGTGTTTCATGGAAGAGAAGAGTTGGGTTAGGCATGG GTGCAGGGGCTATTTCAGCATTGTCTGCTGCTGCATGCGCTGTATTGGCACCATATGCTTGCTCCCTCGTTCTTGCACGTGAAACTCTAAGATCAAGAGGACCCCTTGGATTCTTAACAGGACTTTCTGGTCTCTGTTTTCACGAAGCACCTAAGGTCATGGTATTCTGGGCTGTTTTTGAAGAACTCCAGAAATATTCCAAACCATCAATAGAATCCGAGCAATCTTAG
- the LOC112164440 gene encoding mitochondrial dicarboxylate/tricarboxylate transporter DTC isoform X1 — protein MKIMEEKKDRTEFEGLKPFWGLPPPPSVLKPFVHGGVAGLLTGSINGAMEYSGFHILKNVPLFRNHPTYVPRWIFVKIIPGLVLIDALAYSQLLGIYEILRRRAIAANEGMQPRLYQEAACGLIAGAAGTCVSFPLYLGLYRKRFESMGDAAGRWRLRSNLSHIFRYGSVSWKRRVGLGMGMVASYKPSLHYLVESRGFSEEDAKSGAGAISALSAAACAVLAPYACSLVLARETLRSRGPLGFLTGLSGLCFHEAPKVMVFWAVFEELQKYSKPSIESEQS, from the exons ATGAAGATcatggaagagaagaaagacAGAACAGAGTTTGAGGGCTTGAAACCTTTTTGGggtcttcctcctcctccttcagtGCTCAAGCCCTTTGTGCATGGCGGAGTCGCTGGGCTTCTCACAGGCTCTATTAATGGGGCAATGGAGTACTCAGGATTCCACATCCTGAAGAACGTCCCTCTCTTTCGAAACCATCCCACATATGTGCCCCGTTGGATCTTTGTCAAG ATAATCCCTGGTCTGGTTTTGATTGATGCTTTGGCTTATAGTCAGCTACTTGGAATTTACGA GATTCTGAGACGAAGAGCAATTGCTGCAAATGAGGGTATGCAGCCAAGGCTTTATCAGGAAGCTGCTTGTGGGTTGATTGCAGGAGCAGCTGGAACATGTGTCAGCTTTCCATTGTATCTAGGGCTTTACCGGAAGCGGTTTGAATCTATGGGGGATGCTGCAGGGCGGTGGAGACTAAGAAGCAATTTGTCACATATCTTCAGATATGGAAGTGTTTCATGGAAGAGAAGAGTTGGGTTAGGCATGGGTATGGTTGCTTCCTATAAGCCAAGTCTCCATTATCTCGTGGAATCTCGAGGTTTTAGTGAAGAGGATGCAAAATCTG GTGCAGGGGCTATTTCAGCATTGTCTGCTGCTGCATGCGCTGTATTGGCACCATATGCTTGCTCCCTCGTTCTTGCACGTGAAACTCTAAGATCAAGAGGACCCCTTGGATTCTTAACAGGACTTTCTGGTCTCTGTTTTCACGAAGCACCTAAGGTCATGGTATTCTGGGCTGTTTTTGAAGAACTCCAGAAATATTCCAAACCATCAATAGAATCCGAGCAATCTTAG